One Amaranthus tricolor cultivar Red isolate AtriRed21 chromosome 1, ASM2621246v1, whole genome shotgun sequence DNA window includes the following coding sequences:
- the LOC130800575 gene encoding uncharacterized protein LOC130800575 isoform X2 codes for MQSFYEESNASISCCRGPWKFKTKNKRFFDPSQVGSQPKHVKSTTGFSATVNAKGKHSTSPLPSLQNQSVSLGSSSVRGNDMESQTVVKYPTTNQARAKENTVRSENDLRNSLITLLKENPKGMNLKALEKAVGDMTSNSARKLEPILKKIATYEPPGRYILKSAVELEKVKRSNSDSGSSPEDHNHKQFSLENNNHDEAQAPDLEYNGKPLVENLEEQVSKIDEESNMVEKYDASKHFPELFGDDEAPEHSGGRATRSIDSSDTDTDSGSSDNDSDSPSQSRSRSPARSGSASSSDSDGDDSSANSKETSDVDVDIMSDGDKELTNLQESGHGLSTASVPWSMPESLAQQAGRTGDQDGYVSEDVDIDIIDDNEAQLVAPHNVITTEKLRPVSPDHDRNQPCNGTDDNEQVDVEDEFQHERCSSVKSRSKSKRGSESIQFEHDADHVKRFKPNASQSGLSRHTASHTLGSPGHIGNEENRESHNVQMSNQLNRDDGLNGNLHSQRAYDFVVPGKSAAESLKSSRRLAAHPYKTETSDKVVKNPSNMGVDPKLLETNAYTQEGPLKQEDKGYREAQDEEDSSNKKANGKFEESPLIQKPSSRLESHYRKHSERDRKSHSLGNFSQDRKYSLKDSGKADFDRSPADKRSLQREQSDLELGELRETFSEEPDGAKRQFERVGSFKKSETKVGFSGFRSTESKGKPVSTSIVDPGNTSSPNARVASNNLDGSLRRRSPVSYAEDNSHLHGAMQSQQSRNGHAEVESLPKKVVDRSRLGNTEAVANQGTDAEGCGETQKKSHISSQREDFRQEFGSHKGKGSKPRKYNTSKEANENRRKDVSNIRGRKEKRKRSESSDDNTSYSKYEKEEPELKAPIKSFSQYEEYVQEYREKYESYCSVNKILERDRNEFQKLGMALDSAKGRDTEKYKEIVAQLRASYKRCGARHKRLKKIFLVLHEELKHLKQMILDFAADYMRD; via the exons ATGCAATCATTCTATGAAGAGTCAAATGCAAGCATTAGCTGCTGCAGAGG CCCATGGaagtttaaaacaaaaaataaaagattttttgATCCATCACAAG TCGGCAGCCAACCTAAGCATGTGAAATCAACTACTGGATTTTCAGCAACTGTTAATGCTAAAGGAAAGCATTCAACTTCACCTCTGCCATCACTACAAAACCAGTCTGTTTCTTTGGGATCTTCTTCTGTAAGGGGTAATGATATGGAAAGTCAAACTGTTGTGAAATACCCTACAACTAACCAAGCAAGGGCAAAAGAAAATACTGTTAGATCTGAGAATGATCTACGGAACTCGCTAATAACATTGCTGAAGGAGAATCCAAAAGGGATGAACTTAAAG GCACTGGAAAAAGCTGTTGGAGATATGACATCTAATTCTGCCCGCAAACTTGAACCCATCCTTAAAAAA ATTGCTACTTATGAACCTCCTGGAAGATACATTTTGAAGTCAGCAGTGGAGCTGGAGAAGGTCAAGAGATCAAATTCTGATAGCGGAAG TTCTCCTGAAGACCATAATCACAAGCAGTTTAGTCTTGAAAACAACAATCATGATGAAGCACAAGCTCCAGATTTGGAATACAATGGTAAACCTCTGGTTGAAAATTTGGAAGAACAGGTGTCAAAAATTGACGAAGAATCAAATATGGTTGAAAAGTATGATGCCTCAAAGCATTTCCCCGAACTTTTTGGCGATGATGAAGCCCCTGAGCACAGTGGAGGGCGAGCAACCAGATCCATTGACAGCAGTGACACTGATACTGATAGTGGCAGTAGTGATAATGACAGTGATAGTCCTAGCCAAAGTAGAAGCAGAAGCCCTGCGAGAAGTGGGAGTGCAAGTAGCAGTGATAGTGATGGTGATGATTCTTCTGCTAACAGCAAAGAGACATCTGATGTGGATGTTGATATTATGAGTGATGGTGACAAAGAACTTACAAATTTACAAGAAAGTGGACATGGGTTATCTACTGCGTCTGTTCCTTGGAGTATGCCTGAATCTTTGGCCCAACAAGCTGGAAGAACTGGAGATCAAGATGGCTATGTTTCTGAGGATGTTGATATTGATATCATTGATGATAATGAAGCTCAACTGGTGGCCCCTCATAATGTTATAACTACAGAGAAATTGAGACCTGTTTCACCTGATCATGATCGAAATCAACCATGTAATGGTACGGATGACAATGAGCAAGTAGATGTGGAAGATGAATTTCAACATGAACGTTGCAGCTCTGTCAAGTCTAGAAGTAAGTCTAAAAGAGGATCTGAAAGCATACAGTTTGAGCATGATGCTGATCATGTCAAAAGATTTAAACCAAATGCTTCTCAGTCAGGACTTTCTAGACATACAGCATCGCATACCTTGGGGAGTCCGGGTCATATAGGCAATGAAGAAAATCGCGAGAGCCATAATGTACAAATGTCAAATCAGCTCAACAGGGATGATGGTCTGAACGGGAATCTACATTCACAGAGAGCATATGACTTTGTTGTCCCTGGAAAATCTGCTGCAGAATCTCTAAAGTCAAGTCGCAGGCTTGCTGCACATCCCTATAAGACTGAAACTTCAGATAAAGTTGTCAAGAATCCTTCAAATATGGGGGTAGATCCAAAACTCTTGGAGACAAATGCTTATACACAGGAAGGTCCTTTGAAACAGGAAGACAAGGGTTACCGAGAGGCTCAAGATGAAGAGGATAGTTCAAATAAGAAAGCAAATGGAAAGTTCGAAGAAAGTCCTCTTATCCAGAAACCTTCATCACGACTGGAGTCCCATTATAGAAAGCATAGCGAACGAGATAGAAAATCTCATTCACTGGGAAATTTTTCACAGGATAGGAAGTATTCACTGAAGGATAGTGGTAAGGCTGATTTTGATAGGTCTCCCGCTGACAAGAGAAGTCTCCAAAGAGAACAGTCGGACCTGGAGTTGGGTGAACTTCGTGAGACCTTTTCTGAGGAGCCAGACGGGGCTAAACGACAGTTTGAGAGAGTGGGCTCTTTCAAGAAATCAGAGACGAAAGTAGGCTTCTCAGGTTTCCGGAGCACAGAGTCGAAAGGTAAACCTGTGAGCACGTCGATCGTAGATCCTGGGAACACTTCTTCACCAAATGCTAGAGTAGCTTCTAATAATTTAGATGGTTCATTGAGAAGGAGGTCTCCAGTTTCCTATGCAGAAGATAATTCTCATCTTCATGGGGCTATGCAATCTCAACAGTCTAGGAATGGTCATGCTGAAGTTGAGTCCCTGCCTAAGAAAGTAGTGGATCGTAGCAGATTGGGAAATACTGAGGCCGTTGCTAATCAGGGAACGGATGCTGAAGGTTGTGGAGAGACGCAAAAAAAATCACATATCAGTTCTCAACGAGAAGACTTTAGACAGGAATTTGGTTCACACAAGGGAAAGGGAAGCAAGCCTAGGAAATATAACACATCTAAAGAAGCTAATGAGAATAGACGGAAAGATGTTTCAAACATTAGGGGTCGTAAGGAAAAGCGCAAAAGGAGTGAATCTTCAGACGATAATACTTCATACTCgaagtatgaaaaagaagagcCAGAGCTGAAAGCTCCTATCAAAAGTTTCTCCCA GTATGAGGAATATGTTCAAGAGTACCGCGAGAAGTATGAAAGTTACTGTTCAGTTAATAAAATCTTGGAGAGGGACAG GAATGAATTTCAGAAGCTTGGAATGGCCCTTGATAGTGCCAAAGGTAGAGATACAGAAAAATACAAAGAGATTGTGGCGCAGCTTAGAGCAAGCTATAAACGGTGTGGAGCG CGGCATAAGCGGCTAAAGAAAATATTTCTCGTGCTTCATGAAGAGTTAAAG CATCTCAAACAGATGATTTTGGATTTTGCTGCAGACTATATGCGAGATTGA